A window of the Salvelinus alpinus chromosome 25, SLU_Salpinus.1, whole genome shotgun sequence genome harbors these coding sequences:
- the tacc3 gene encoding transforming acidic coiled-coil-containing protein 3 isoform X1 produces the protein MRMSSTAVNDENRGICPGRKHSNSEMSCDIFSLDQPTGRPSILRQSQAENLSNKTIVKGGKVCFQTPRRDPHTKRIESPTKSLKMASIDYCTKALESLQLTTPEDVLLEKINVPVDVPKSDVLSYPDDDMPIQSKGGYQLDFDNLDVINPFQGSGKMVLSPARPSELVETSKAIDLSEPNVVEAVSHEKMLEDFDKIETALDETLPFMPSLENSLADISADVRSTDSSVITMTKDPAIELSKADEDKTVQSSVKLNPDQAVAISSRDETPLPPKGSYKFDFDDLDFVNPFQTGASKIQNSPVLGRKLPFNDPPEVEVEETAPAGKEMGPAAMVRVSQPVVLAPVQPEMRAIAPLSLAPKETSQPAEDSMPQPGEAAPNAGPVKLEFSLDDGGEIKSKPLPKRFVKRPPGLKPTEKKAVPEEKKPLSKESPVMPVVSNDSDIPVPKGAYNFGKFDDPDFNPFGTNARMSDSIVCKVKSSLEAKGSNSVRVAASPDKVTEPVQKDTAPWPLLPSAGDKISRTEPDLSATREGIDNIPQDQQLQMESCEVQDPLSGQEQEPPTEPNQPSLSTLEPFELCHFEHNPQNGMSEFNEEFVPGTTFMANDFDGQMDYLEQFGSSNFKESALRKQSLYLKFDPLMRESPKKSGGPTGPDNLPQPDAFASRVDTQKTGAKEEVNGLKSLNPKLLDVPPPVQVVGPMMPLVQNSPMNLASTFPQPANTEDNIIEVLKYSQQDMDAAIAKIQKEVKEKEDQWKAKHDKLSWDNHEMGKIMSEFEATIAQILADKQREEMAQAEITKVLQEKEQVSQDLNTMERSFSELFKRLDKYKEAIEGYKKNEEMLKKCAQDYLARIKKEEQRYQTLKVHAEHKIGLANGEIAEVRSKLKSEVSVHQAQLRREQLKSQSLENSLDQKVKENEELTSLCDELIAKVQKG, from the exons ATGAG GATGAGTTCTACTGCTGTGAACGATGAGAATCGTGGGATCTGCCCTGGAAGAAAGCACAGCAATTCAGAGATGAGTTGTGACATCTTTTCCTTGGATCAGCCGACTGGGAGGCCATCCATCCTTCGCCAGTCTCAGGCAGAGAACCTGTCCAACAAAACTATAGTAAAGGGAGGGAAG GTTTGTTTTCAGACTCCAAGAAGAGACCCTCACACTAAGAGAATAGAATCACCAACAAAGTCCCTCAAGATGGCAAGCATAGATTACTGTACAAAAGCCCTAGAGTCTTTGCAGCTTACAACACCTGAAGA TGTGTTGCTGGAGAAAATCAATGTGCCTGTTGATGTGCCAAAATCAG ATGTGTTATCCTATCCTGATGATGACATGCCAATTCAGAGTAAAGGAGGTTATCAGCTGGATTTTGATAACCTTGATGTCATCAATCCCTTCCAAGGGTCCGGTAAAATGGTCCTCTCTCCAGCAAGGCCCAGTGAACTAGTTGAAACCTCCAAGGCTATTGATCTGAGTGAACCTAATGTAGTTGAGGCAGTTTCTCATGAGAAGATGTTAGAGGATTTTGACAAGATTGAAACGGCACTGGATGAGACCCTCCCATTCATGCCATCACTGGAAAATTCTCTTGCTGACATCTCAGCTGATGTGCGTTCAACAGATAGCAGTGTGATCACTATGACGAAGGATCCAGCCATTGAGTTATCCAAAGCTGATGAGGACAAGACTGTACAGTCATCAGTTAAACTTAACCCAGATCAAGCTGTCGCCATCTCCTCTAGAGATGAGACTCCTCTGCCGCCCAAAGGGTCTTACAAATTCGATTTTGACGACCTTGATTTTGTCAACCCTTTCCAAACAGGAGCCTCCAAAATTCAGAATTCCCCCGTACTTGGAAGAAAGCTGCCATTCAATGACCCTCCAGAGGTGGAAGTTGAAGAGACTGCCCCTGCTGGTAAGGAAATGGGACCTGCAGCCATGGTTCGGGTGTCTCAGCCAGTTGTATTGGCACCTGTCCAGCCAGAGATGAGAGCTATTGCACCATTGTCTCTTGCTCCCAAGGAGACGAGCCAGCCCGCTGAAGACTCCATGCCTCAGCCGGGGGAAGCCGCTCCCAATGCCGGGCCAGTGAAACTTGAGTTCAGTTTGGATGATGGCGGGGAGATCAAAAGTAAGCCTCTTCCCAAGCGGTTTGTCAAGAGGCCTCCTGGTCTTAAGCCGACAGAGAAAAAGGCAGTACCTGAAGAAAAGAAACCTCTATCTAAGGAATCCCCAGTGATGCCAGTGGTCAGTAATGATTCTGATATTCCTGTTCCAAAAGGCGCGTACAATTTTGGCAAGTTTGATGACCCAGACTTCAATCCATTTGGTACAAATGCAAGAATGAGTGACTCTATAGTCTGTAAGGTGAAATCCAGTTTAGAGGCCAAGGGATCAAACTCAGTCAGGGTGGCTGCCTCCCCTGATAAAGTGACAGAGCCTGTTCAGAAAGACACCGCACCATGGCCACT TCTTCCTAGTGCTGGAGACAAAATCTCAAGGACTGAACCTGATCTTTCTGCCACAAGAGAAGGAATT gacaacattccacaagatCAGCAGCTTCAGATGGAATCTTGTGAAGTTCAGGATCCTTTGTCTGGCCAAGAGCAGGAACCTCCGACTGAACCTAACCAACCTTCACTGAGCACACTAGAACCCTTTGAACTCTGCCATTTTGAGCATAACCCACAAAATGGCATGTCAGAATTTAATGAGGAGTTTGTTCCTGGAACCACAT TCATGGCGAATGACTTTGATGGACAGATGGACTACCTGGAGCAGTTTGGTTCCAGCAAT TTCAAGGAGTCAGCACTGAGGAAACAATCTCTGTACCTCAAATTTGACCCCCTCATGAGAGAAAGCCCCAAGAAGTCTGGAGGCCCCACAGGACCCGACAACCTCCCTCAACCTGATGCCTTTGCTTCACG TGTGGATACCCAGAAGACTGGTGCCAAGGAGGAGGTGAATGGATTGAAGTCTCTCAACCCCAAACTTCTTGATGTCCCACCACCT GTTCAGGTTGTTGGTCCTATGATGCCTCTCGTGCAAAATTCCCCTATGAATCTGGCCTCAACTTTCCCCCAACCAGCCAACACTGAGGATAACATCATAGAGGTGCTTAAATACAGTCAGCAAGATATGGATGCTGCCATTGCCAAGATCCAGAAAGAA GTAAAGGAAAAGGAAGATCAATGGAAGGCAAAGCATGACAAGCTGTCTTGGGATAATCATGAAATGGG GAAAATCATGTCTGAATTTGAAGCCACAATTGCTCAGATATTGG CTGATAAACAAAGGGAGGAGATGGCCCAGGCTGAGATCACTAAAGTCTTGCAGGAGAAGGAGCAGGTATCACAGGACCTGAACACCATGGAGAGGTCCTTCTCTGAGCTCTTCAAGAGACTGGACAAGTACAAAGAGGCCATCGAGGGTTACAAAAAG AATGAAGAGATGCTGAAGAAATGTGCTCAAGATTACCTGGCTAGGATCAAGAAGGAGGAGCAACGCTACCAGACCCTGAAAGTCCATGCAGAGCATAAAATTGGCCT GGCGAATGGGGAGATTGCAGAGGTTCGCTCCAAACTAAAGTCAGAGGTCTCTGTACATCAGGCCCAGCTGCGCAGAGAGCAGCTAAAGTCCCAGTCACTGGAGAACAGCCTTGACCAGAAA GTAAAAGAGAATGAAGAACTCACCAGTCTTTGCGATGAGCTAATCGCTAAAGTCCAGAAGGGCTGA
- the tacc3 gene encoding transforming acidic coiled-coil-containing protein 3 isoform X2, with product MSSTAVNDENRGICPGRKHSNSEMSCDIFSLDQPTGRPSILRQSQAENLSNKTIVKGGKVCFQTPRRDPHTKRIESPTKSLKMASIDYCTKALESLQLTTPEDVLLEKINVPVDVPKSDVLSYPDDDMPIQSKGGYQLDFDNLDVINPFQGSGKMVLSPARPSELVETSKAIDLSEPNVVEAVSHEKMLEDFDKIETALDETLPFMPSLENSLADISADVRSTDSSVITMTKDPAIELSKADEDKTVQSSVKLNPDQAVAISSRDETPLPPKGSYKFDFDDLDFVNPFQTGASKIQNSPVLGRKLPFNDPPEVEVEETAPAGKEMGPAAMVRVSQPVVLAPVQPEMRAIAPLSLAPKETSQPAEDSMPQPGEAAPNAGPVKLEFSLDDGGEIKSKPLPKRFVKRPPGLKPTEKKAVPEEKKPLSKESPVMPVVSNDSDIPVPKGAYNFGKFDDPDFNPFGTNARMSDSIVCKVKSSLEAKGSNSVRVAASPDKVTEPVQKDTAPWPLLPSAGDKISRTEPDLSATREGIDNIPQDQQLQMESCEVQDPLSGQEQEPPTEPNQPSLSTLEPFELCHFEHNPQNGMSEFNEEFVPGTTFMANDFDGQMDYLEQFGSSNFKESALRKQSLYLKFDPLMRESPKKSGGPTGPDNLPQPDAFASRVDTQKTGAKEEVNGLKSLNPKLLDVPPPVQVVGPMMPLVQNSPMNLASTFPQPANTEDNIIEVLKYSQQDMDAAIAKIQKEVKEKEDQWKAKHDKLSWDNHEMGKIMSEFEATIAQILADKQREEMAQAEITKVLQEKEQVSQDLNTMERSFSELFKRLDKYKEAIEGYKKNEEMLKKCAQDYLARIKKEEQRYQTLKVHAEHKIGLANGEIAEVRSKLKSEVSVHQAQLRREQLKSQSLENSLDQKVKENEELTSLCDELIAKVQKG from the exons ATGAGTTCTACTGCTGTGAACGATGAGAATCGTGGGATCTGCCCTGGAAGAAAGCACAGCAATTCAGAGATGAGTTGTGACATCTTTTCCTTGGATCAGCCGACTGGGAGGCCATCCATCCTTCGCCAGTCTCAGGCAGAGAACCTGTCCAACAAAACTATAGTAAAGGGAGGGAAG GTTTGTTTTCAGACTCCAAGAAGAGACCCTCACACTAAGAGAATAGAATCACCAACAAAGTCCCTCAAGATGGCAAGCATAGATTACTGTACAAAAGCCCTAGAGTCTTTGCAGCTTACAACACCTGAAGA TGTGTTGCTGGAGAAAATCAATGTGCCTGTTGATGTGCCAAAATCAG ATGTGTTATCCTATCCTGATGATGACATGCCAATTCAGAGTAAAGGAGGTTATCAGCTGGATTTTGATAACCTTGATGTCATCAATCCCTTCCAAGGGTCCGGTAAAATGGTCCTCTCTCCAGCAAGGCCCAGTGAACTAGTTGAAACCTCCAAGGCTATTGATCTGAGTGAACCTAATGTAGTTGAGGCAGTTTCTCATGAGAAGATGTTAGAGGATTTTGACAAGATTGAAACGGCACTGGATGAGACCCTCCCATTCATGCCATCACTGGAAAATTCTCTTGCTGACATCTCAGCTGATGTGCGTTCAACAGATAGCAGTGTGATCACTATGACGAAGGATCCAGCCATTGAGTTATCCAAAGCTGATGAGGACAAGACTGTACAGTCATCAGTTAAACTTAACCCAGATCAAGCTGTCGCCATCTCCTCTAGAGATGAGACTCCTCTGCCGCCCAAAGGGTCTTACAAATTCGATTTTGACGACCTTGATTTTGTCAACCCTTTCCAAACAGGAGCCTCCAAAATTCAGAATTCCCCCGTACTTGGAAGAAAGCTGCCATTCAATGACCCTCCAGAGGTGGAAGTTGAAGAGACTGCCCCTGCTGGTAAGGAAATGGGACCTGCAGCCATGGTTCGGGTGTCTCAGCCAGTTGTATTGGCACCTGTCCAGCCAGAGATGAGAGCTATTGCACCATTGTCTCTTGCTCCCAAGGAGACGAGCCAGCCCGCTGAAGACTCCATGCCTCAGCCGGGGGAAGCCGCTCCCAATGCCGGGCCAGTGAAACTTGAGTTCAGTTTGGATGATGGCGGGGAGATCAAAAGTAAGCCTCTTCCCAAGCGGTTTGTCAAGAGGCCTCCTGGTCTTAAGCCGACAGAGAAAAAGGCAGTACCTGAAGAAAAGAAACCTCTATCTAAGGAATCCCCAGTGATGCCAGTGGTCAGTAATGATTCTGATATTCCTGTTCCAAAAGGCGCGTACAATTTTGGCAAGTTTGATGACCCAGACTTCAATCCATTTGGTACAAATGCAAGAATGAGTGACTCTATAGTCTGTAAGGTGAAATCCAGTTTAGAGGCCAAGGGATCAAACTCAGTCAGGGTGGCTGCCTCCCCTGATAAAGTGACAGAGCCTGTTCAGAAAGACACCGCACCATGGCCACT TCTTCCTAGTGCTGGAGACAAAATCTCAAGGACTGAACCTGATCTTTCTGCCACAAGAGAAGGAATT gacaacattccacaagatCAGCAGCTTCAGATGGAATCTTGTGAAGTTCAGGATCCTTTGTCTGGCCAAGAGCAGGAACCTCCGACTGAACCTAACCAACCTTCACTGAGCACACTAGAACCCTTTGAACTCTGCCATTTTGAGCATAACCCACAAAATGGCATGTCAGAATTTAATGAGGAGTTTGTTCCTGGAACCACAT TCATGGCGAATGACTTTGATGGACAGATGGACTACCTGGAGCAGTTTGGTTCCAGCAAT TTCAAGGAGTCAGCACTGAGGAAACAATCTCTGTACCTCAAATTTGACCCCCTCATGAGAGAAAGCCCCAAGAAGTCTGGAGGCCCCACAGGACCCGACAACCTCCCTCAACCTGATGCCTTTGCTTCACG TGTGGATACCCAGAAGACTGGTGCCAAGGAGGAGGTGAATGGATTGAAGTCTCTCAACCCCAAACTTCTTGATGTCCCACCACCT GTTCAGGTTGTTGGTCCTATGATGCCTCTCGTGCAAAATTCCCCTATGAATCTGGCCTCAACTTTCCCCCAACCAGCCAACACTGAGGATAACATCATAGAGGTGCTTAAATACAGTCAGCAAGATATGGATGCTGCCATTGCCAAGATCCAGAAAGAA GTAAAGGAAAAGGAAGATCAATGGAAGGCAAAGCATGACAAGCTGTCTTGGGATAATCATGAAATGGG GAAAATCATGTCTGAATTTGAAGCCACAATTGCTCAGATATTGG CTGATAAACAAAGGGAGGAGATGGCCCAGGCTGAGATCACTAAAGTCTTGCAGGAGAAGGAGCAGGTATCACAGGACCTGAACACCATGGAGAGGTCCTTCTCTGAGCTCTTCAAGAGACTGGACAAGTACAAAGAGGCCATCGAGGGTTACAAAAAG AATGAAGAGATGCTGAAGAAATGTGCTCAAGATTACCTGGCTAGGATCAAGAAGGAGGAGCAACGCTACCAGACCCTGAAAGTCCATGCAGAGCATAAAATTGGCCT GGCGAATGGGGAGATTGCAGAGGTTCGCTCCAAACTAAAGTCAGAGGTCTCTGTACATCAGGCCCAGCTGCGCAGAGAGCAGCTAAAGTCCCAGTCACTGGAGAACAGCCTTGACCAGAAA GTAAAAGAGAATGAAGAACTCACCAGTCTTTGCGATGAGCTAATCGCTAAAGTCCAGAAGGGCTGA